A window of the Desulfobacula toluolica Tol2 genome harbors these coding sequences:
- a CDS encoding DJ-1 family glyoxalase III: MERNVLVPVAQGTEEMEAITIIDVLRRAGANVVVASVDEIMIKASKGIEFKADKLIQDCMEEEFDLIVLPGGIPGAQNLRNSTELEILLKKQAKLEKYYAAICASPAVVLHHHGLVTPGRVTCHPGFVDQIDNGNIIESNVVVDANCITSRGAGTACEFALKLVELLYSKEKKEEVMQGLAMLVE, translated from the coding sequence ATGGAAAGAAATGTCCTTGTTCCGGTGGCCCAGGGGACGGAGGAAATGGAGGCCATCACCATTATTGATGTTCTTCGAAGGGCAGGTGCGAATGTTGTTGTCGCGTCTGTGGATGAAATCATGATTAAAGCGTCAAAGGGAATCGAATTTAAGGCGGACAAACTGATCCAAGATTGCATGGAGGAAGAATTCGATTTGATTGTCCTTCCTGGCGGAATTCCTGGAGCCCAGAATCTTCGCAATTCAACCGAACTTGAAATTCTGCTTAAAAAACAGGCAAAACTTGAAAAATATTATGCAGCCATCTGTGCCTCTCCGGCCGTTGTCCTGCATCACCACGGGCTTGTCACTCCCGGTCGTGTAACTTGTCATCCCGGGTTTGTGGATCAGATTGATAATGGAAATATTATTGAATCCAATGTTGTGGTGGACGCCAACTGTATCACCAGCAGGGGAGCGGGAACCGCCTGTGAGTTTGCATTAAAGCTTGTTGAACTGCTCTATTCAAAAGAAAAGAAAGAGGAAGTGATGCAGGGTCTTGCAATGCTGGTTGAGTGA
- a CDS encoding two-component system sensor histidine kinase NtrB, whose translation MSIKKFDWEDFFNRHRAEITLEWKKRLKYHVSRNYELRSLDELRVTTEMAYDASCSMIVCNDHALINRFIDEISNIRLEEGFRLDDVQKAFELFRKLIVPALIKESPRELLCENIEAVNTALSYTINRFSSDFQKKHEKYLKDYAQQLEKDVASRTVELKESEHKYKTLVEEISDGFLVLDKDRIAFVNQAFCGMHGCRIKEPLQASFLSFVSKKSHEKVNAIISRGINKCAEPEAFEYLRLTKDKKCLPTEINFRPSRFGGRDYNLCIVRDITKRVETEKKSREMERMAYIGQLTASLSHEIRNPLSSVKMNLQILGKNMILKGNDRKRIQISEREINRLEGILKQLLDFAKPVSLKFDMVDINDIVRSCVELLEMKFHRKSIECEIKLDPGLKEFLADKGKIEQIIINFLLNALDSVDDFGIIRVLTAVKKQNGTPCAMIRVEDNGKGISRDLLPHIFEPFYTTKTNGTGLGLANVKQIATAHGGRVRVIDLKNSGTAFEVFLPMGEING comes from the coding sequence ATGAGTATTAAAAAATTTGACTGGGAAGATTTTTTCAATAGGCATCGAGCTGAGATAACGCTTGAGTGGAAAAAAAGGCTCAAGTATCATGTGTCCAGAAATTATGAACTCAGATCCCTTGACGAGTTGCGGGTTACCACGGAAATGGCCTATGATGCGAGTTGCAGCATGATAGTTTGCAATGACCATGCTCTGATTAATCGATTTATTGATGAAATCAGCAATATTCGTCTGGAAGAGGGATTTCGGCTGGATGATGTTCAAAAAGCATTTGAACTTTTTCGCAAACTTATTGTTCCCGCTCTCATAAAAGAATCGCCAAGAGAACTGTTGTGTGAAAATATTGAAGCGGTTAATACAGCTCTTTCGTATACCATTAACCGGTTCAGCTCCGATTTTCAAAAAAAGCATGAAAAATATCTGAAAGACTATGCCCAGCAGCTTGAAAAAGATGTGGCGTCAAGAACTGTGGAACTAAAGGAATCAGAGCATAAGTATAAAACCCTGGTTGAAGAGATCAGTGACGGATTTCTGGTGCTGGATAAAGATCGGATTGCCTTTGTGAATCAGGCTTTCTGCGGGATGCATGGATGCCGGATCAAAGAGCCTCTGCAGGCTTCGTTTTTGTCTTTTGTTTCAAAAAAAAGCCATGAAAAAGTAAATGCGATTATTTCCAGGGGGATAAACAAGTGTGCGGAGCCGGAAGCTTTTGAGTATCTGAGATTAACTAAGGACAAAAAATGCCTGCCAACGGAAATAAATTTCAGGCCGTCCCGTTTCGGGGGCAGAGATTATAACCTTTGTATTGTAAGGGATATTACCAAACGGGTTGAGACGGAGAAGAAAAGCAGGGAAATGGAGCGCATGGCCTATATCGGGCAATTGACAGCATCGCTTTCCCATGAGATCAGAAATCCGCTGTCATCGGTAAAAATGAATCTTCAGATTCTGGGCAAGAATATGATTTTAAAAGGCAATGACAGAAAACGCATTCAAATATCAGAACGGGAGATTAACCGGCTTGAAGGCATTTTAAAACAATTGCTTGATTTTGCAAAACCAGTGTCATTAAAGTTTGACATGGTTGACATCAATGATATTGTCCGTTCCTGTGTTGAATTGTTGGAAATGAAGTTTCATAGAAAAAGCATTGAGTGTGAAATTAAACTTGACCCTGGCTTAAAAGAATTTCTTGCTGATAAAGGCAAAATTGAACAAATAATTATCAATTTTCTTTTAAATGCCTTGGACTCAGTGGATGATTTCGGGATTATAAGGGTTTTAACGGCTGTAAAAAAACAAAACGGCACACCCTGTGCCATGATACGGGTTGAAGATAACGGCAAAGGAATTTCAAGAGATTTGCTTCCCCATATTTTCGAGCCCTTTTATACGACCAAGACAAATGGAACCGGCCTTGGTCTTGCCAATGTAAAACAGATTGCAACTGCCCATGGGGGAAGGGTAAGGGTAATTGATTTGAAAAATTCAGGGACCGCTTTTGAGGTCTTTTTACCCATGGGAGAAATAAATGGCTAA